A genomic region of Strix aluco isolate bStrAlu1 unplaced genomic scaffold, bStrAlu1.hap1 HAP1_SCAFFOLD_112, whole genome shotgun sequence contains the following coding sequences:
- the ESPL1 gene encoding separin isoform X3: MQSWEGTEELLAELGERLSCSLEDASDSSQASRLRKSQVCDRVLRICVEQMAKPGGCPAQVTSLVAVAETACQGYLSAVPQPAPLYLEKILYHLLRNTAGQGSGDACWRVADLLRAQLLAHRPRQVPCKDFTAIAYSSFSVLWRAADALAQPEQPQEEEGRAALSVRLRALRFLLLLEEDGAASLPLQPPFFTSQTAQQAAAAAVLYEAQRAPSSAFLGRQLGDCLLAALRNEATQPPALQQRFCFFELTLEQCRHFCKGGQYSEAKEAVKGAEGFLGATGSSAKSFSDALSLLEAGVELSQALAESTCPAGPPFSQAAAALGAAAEVSERFLRVLAESCQFLVCSLGEYVKRSRQQPFGQEDVLGLCAFTEGHCRVLRRLLQRVPSDGIKQKLAVKQLLYRSLQLFASAAYDAFQCSQLAAGWPGLERLTRSCRRSVGWMLQALEGLPEGEQAKYLDITASCTFKLAYIFYNQNLHQEASSVCELFCQSLQAADAYACPEILPERLHKCFRLQVESSRKLGRLERALAWVVRWLVALRGRVGELLAEPVSLWVRVKMDAAKQGAEELRLRTLKEGLEGHSLDTETLVTVLFAELKAYKTLRADTGQERYNVLCDLLAICSEESGRLHERAIGLTELAQVLCYHSYAQQTDCSSLDSVREALRLLELVPSSAQNHDRLLDDRAQALLWLYICTLESKLEESIEREQRVKAQGLKNLEDFEPNDLNYEGRQLEDGFLYSGISFNLATERALCQSLDDAFALWKQLLTPPGVPAVRSPEQTVTSLHLLATLYKLMAKPLQALESYLLARALCGALGDSLGTASALCQVTKLLFQLECPSYAQLFLEETESCLQKGDSGDDSYLLLQQTCLLLRSQLCCVNHGIEEGLTLLLEVLQNPALQKITKVWYLLRAHMLWLVAVYLSLPPSRLSPELREQIFVQGWKSPKTALVESQKLFRSIILLLMGSDVLGCQTAASNSQFVDYGDNLLLKWQVLADLLACSQHLVALLSRLEVVCKAKAFCLEAVKLATKLQAPRWCASFLVLKAQLELQQSELELSHFNLQQALFLLESDTEFKTSKKQKSQMKILPRKCKLESRKPQDPISEPPGEEESFLKGPTLEFVATVSGLEKKDALTASPELKPQRKKRLAFLTHPAACTCCLCSDLALSALCLRWLLSCAQAELAAGNAAEGLGLIRAVLPRRAAVASRFAAELRDKLWGGSLGRELPTLGLLDDLVATGYAMLAIQSLASPRPAEELQEEVETGLTFLASCSPHLPSLEVSRASLLLSKAMATICHLASKRSDSVDGVFADFQACRLPTAEPKPAAAPRTVQMKRAEPRKPKPKPAPAPAAPKPRAKKNRRVKPRAGPNTDDVFALGDSDSEVPPIIIRPVTVPCTPHQKVCPPAKTRAAPSARTPFTIFSDCSPPASKSQLLRAPRALGKVKSRLRVTFSDDSDVEDPKAGLTPAAIREKSCLRKTPLPKSREARASSGGCSDQSSSPPPWRGRGGPRRAKAAEEKRERVTRRNPAKRAEEERELLRAIEEEEKVEEELEMSFEVLRASEEEEGAPGRSRLPRCRQEGADGQREAWQHEMAAEDVLGARWLGSGDPLHPGGTLSSALPAADDVSSLDTVLELLKDAFSCISHCPPGALYSQLCRLLALAMGNQDPLSTAYLLSESVSVTTRHQLLGVIHRKIHKEKKAAGDVAERLGGLSIGEDVATPRSPRLAQLEGLFLFGSAGLGAGERERFWAQLQQIPSGVTVCLLTLASPQPGSGGDTLLLARLEPGTAPINLRIPTALTKAPLCSVLRDFDAIQREQKETNNCTDKQDWWLRRSELDRRMKSLIESLETQVLGCWRGVLLPSAPEPALAEDAARLHPELRRCGLRDPDPALLKVVLNAAPLLTPRDVQALAFGLCPAQPRQAQLLLQEALERRRNCAKGSGGSLVLVLDKHLQKLPWESMPCLQAVPVTRLPSLRFLLSYTLAQQQPAGSVLSRGVNPSSTFYVLNPHSNLLGTEERFRGWFESEPGWRGVTGAVPSTKQMQAALLEHDLYIYAGHGAGARLLDGQTIARMDCRAVALLFGCSSAALAVRGSLEGSGIVLKYIMAGCPLVLGNLWDVTDRDIDRYAQALLQGWLRGGSGAPLLSYVAQARQAPKLKYLIGAAPVAYGLPVCLQ; the protein is encoded by the exons atgcagagctgggagggcaCAGAGGAGCTGCTGGCCGAGCTGGGG gaacGCCTCTCGTGCTCCCTGGAAGATGCCTCTGACAGCAGCCAGGCCTCCCGCCTGCGGAAGAGCCAGGTCTGTGACCGAGTCCTGCGGATTTGTGTCGAGCAGATGGCCAAGcccgggggctgcccggcccAGGTCACCAGCCTGGTGGCCGTAGCCGAGACAGCGTGCCAGGGCTACCTGAGCGCCGTGCCGCAGCCTGCTCCCCTCTACCTGGAGAAGATCCTCTACCACCTGCTGAGGAACACAGCCGGCCAGGGGAGTGGTGATGCCTGCTGGAGGGTGGCTGACCTCCTCCGTGCCCAGCTACTAGCCCACCGCCCCCGCCAGGTGCCCTGCAAGGACTTCACGGCCATCGCCTACAGCAGCTTCAGCGTGCTCTGGAGAGCAGCGGACGCCCTGGCCCAGCCTGAGCagccgcaggaggaggaggggagagctgcCCTCTCGGTCCGTCTGCGAGCCCTGCGCTTCCTCTTGCTGCTGGAGGAAGACGGGGCGGCCTCGCTGCCGCTGCAGCCCCCCTTTTTCACCTCCCAGACGGCGCAGCAGGCGGCTGCCGCTGCCGTCTTGTACGAAGCCCAGCGGGCACCGTCCTCGGCTTTCCTCGGCCGACAGCTCGGCGACTGCCTGCTCGCAGCTCTGCGAAACGAAGCGACGCAGCCACCCGCTCTCCAGCAACGCTTCTGCTTCTTCGAGCTCACCCTGGAGCAGTGCAGGCATTTCTGCAAGGGTGGCCAGTACAGCGAGGCCAAAGAGGCTGTCAAGGGTGCCGAGGGCTTCCTGGGGGCTACTGGTAGCTCTGCAAAATCTTTCAGTGACGCCTTGTCCCTCCTGGAGGCCGGAGTTGAGCTGAGCCAGGCGCTGGCCGAGAGCACttgccccgcggggccgcccttCTCGCAGGCGGCGGCGGCTCTGGGCGCGGCGGCTGAGGTGTCCGAGCGGTTCCTCAGGGTGTTGGCTGAGAGCTGCCAGTTCCTCGTTTGTTCCCTCGGCGAGTACGTgaagaggagcaggcagcagccttTCGGCCAGGAGGACGTGCTGGGTCTCTGCGCCTTCACCGAGGGGCACTGCCGTGTCCTCCGCCGGCTGCTGCAGAGG GTTCCCTCTGACGGTATCAAACAGAAGCTGGCGGTGAAGCAGCTGCTCTACCGCAGCCTCCAGCTCTTTGCCAGCGCAGCCTACGACGCCTTCCAGTGCTCCCAG CTGGCAGCGGGCTGGCCGGGTCTGGAGCGGCTGacgaggagctgcaggaggagcgTGGGGTGGATGCTGCAGGCGCTGGAGGGGCTCCCCGAGGGCGAACAAGCCAAGTACCTCGACATCACCG CGTCGTGCACGTTCAAGCTGGCCTACATCTTCTACAACCAGAACCTTCACCAGGAGGCCAGCTCTGTCTGCGAGCTCTTCTGCCAGAGCCTGCAGGCAGCCGATGCCTACGCATGTCCCGAGATCCTCCCGGAGAGG CTGCACAAATGCTTCCGGCTGCAGGTGGAAAGCTCCCGCAAGCTGGGGCGGCTGGAGAGAGCCCTGGCGTGGGTGGTGAGGTGGCTGGTGGCGCTGCGGGGCCGCGTcggggagctgctggcagagcccGTTTCCCTCTGGGTCCGAGTTAAAATGGATGCTGCGAAACAGGGGGCCGAGGAGTTGCGGTTACG GACCCTGAAGGAagggctggaggggcacagcctGGACACGGAGACCTTGGTGACCGTCCTCTTTGCGGAGCTGAAAGCCTACAAAACTCTGCGAGCCGACACGGGGCAGGAACGCTACAACGTCCTCTGCGACCTGCTGGCCATTTGCTCGGAGGAGAGCGGCCGCCTGCACGAGCGAGCCATCGGCTTGACGGAGCTGGCCCAGGTCTTGTGCTACCACAGCTACGCCCAGCAGACGGACTG CTCCTCCCTGGACTCGGTCCGTGAAGCCTTGCGGCTGCTGGAATTGGTGCCCAGCAGCGCCCAGAACCACGACCGGCTCCTCGATGACCGGGCGCAGGCTCTGCTCTGGCTCTACATCTGCACCCTGGAGTCCAAGCTGGAGGAG AGCATAGAGAGGGAGCAGAGAGTCAAAGCTCAGGGGCTGAAGAACCTGGAAGACTTTGAGCCCAACGACCTCAACTACGAAGGCAGGCAGCTGGAGGACGGGTTCCTGTACAGCGGCATCTCCTTCAACCTGGCAACAGAGCGCG CTCTGTGCCAAAGCCTGGACGACGCCTTCGCTTTGTGGAAACAGCTCCTGACGCCGCCGGGCGTCCCGGCCGTGCGCAGCCCCGAGCAGACCGTAACCTCCCTGCACCTCCTGGCAACTCTCTACAAGCTGATGGCCAAG CCCTTGCAAGCCCTGGAGAGCTACCTGCTAGCCAGAGCCCTGTGTGGCGCGCTCGGGGACAGCCTGGGCACAGCCAGTGCCCTGTGCCAGGTCACCAAGCTGCTCTTCCAGCTGGAGTGTCCCAGCTACGCCCAG CTTTTCCTGGAGGAGACAGAGTCCTGCCTGCAGAAAGGCGACAGCGGCGATGATTCctacctgctgctgcagcaaaccTGCCTCCTGCTCCGCAGCCAGCTGTGCTGCGTCAACCATGGG ATTGAAGAGGGTCTCACCCTGTTGCTGGAGGTGCTCCAGAACCCGGCTCTGCAAAAAATCACGAAGGTCTGGTACCTGCTGCGAGCCCACATGCTTTGGCTGGTGGCCGTCTACCTGAGCCTCCCCCCCAGCCGCCTCTCGCCGGAGCTCCGGGAGCAGATCTTTGTGCAAG GCTGGAAGTCGCCCAAGACAGCACTGGTCGAATCCCAGAAGCTTTTCCGCAGCATCATCCTCCTGCTGATGGGCAGCGACGTGCTGGGCTGTCAGACAGCAGCGTCCAACAGCCAGTTTGTGGATTATG GGGACAACCTGCTGCTGAAGTGGCAAGTGCTGGCCGACCTGCTGGCCTGTTCGCAGCACCTCGTGGCTCTCCTCAGCAGGCTGGAGGTGGTCTGTAAAGCCAAAGCCTTCTGCTTGGAGGCCGTCAAGCTGGCCACCAAACTGCAAGCCCCACGGTG GTGTGCTTCCTTCCTGGTGCTGAAggcccagctggagctgcagcagagtGAGCTGGAGCTGAGCCACTTCAACCTCCAGCAAGCTCTCTTCCTGCTGGAGTCTGACACCG AGTTTAAAACCagcaagaagcagaaaagccAGATGAAGATCCTGCCCAGGAAATGCAAACTTGAGAGCAGGAAGCCTCAGGACCCCATCTCTGAGCCCCCCGGGGAAGAGGAGAGTTTCCTGAAGGGCCCCACGCTGGAGTTTGTGGCCACGGTGAGCGGCCTGGAGAAGAAGGATGCTCTCACCGCCTCGCCGGAGCTGAAGCCccagaggaagaagagactgGCCTTCCTCACCCACCCAGCAGCCTGCACGTGCTGCCTCTGCTCCGACCTGGCCCTCTCGGCTCTCTGCCTGCGCTGGCTCCTCTCCTGTGCCCAGGCCGAGCTGGCCGCGGGCAACGCGGCCGAGGGGCTGGGGCTGATCCGCGCCGTgctgccgcgccgcgccgccgtcGCCTCCCGCTTCGCCGCCGAGCTGCGAGACAAGCTGTGGGGCGGCTCCCTTGGCCGGGAGCTGCCTACGCTGGGGCTGCTGGATGATCTGGTAGCCACTGGCTATGCCATGTTAGCCATTCAGAGCCTGGCCAGCCCCCGGCCAgcggaggagctgcaggaggaggtggagacGGGACTGACCTTCCTGGCATCCTGCAGCCCCCACCTGCCCAGCCTGGAGGTCTCCAGGGCCAGCCTGCTGCTCTCCAAAGCCATGGCCACCATTTGCCACCTGGCCTCTAAGCGCAGCGACTCCGTGGATGGCGTCTTTGCCGACTTTCAGGCCTGCCGGCTGCCCACGGCGGAGCCCAAACCGGCAGCTGCGCCCCGAACCGTGCAAATGAAAAGGGCTGAACCCCgaaaacccaaacccaagccagcgccggcccccgccgcacCGAAGCCCAGAGCAAAGAAGAACCGGCGAGTGAAGCCGCGGGCTGGGCCGAACACCGACGATGTCTTTGCTCTGGGGGACTCAGACAGCGAAGTGCCCCCCATCATCATCCGGCCGGTGACGGTGCCCTGCACCCCCCACCAGAAAGTCTGTCCCCCCGCCAAGACGCGCGCGGCTCCCAGCGCCAGGACCCCCTTCACCATCTTCAGCGACTGTTCTCCGCCAGCCAGCAAGTCCCAGCTCCTGCGAGCGCCCAGAGCCTTGGGGAAAGTTAAGTCTCGCCTAAGG GTGACGTTCAGTGACGATAGCGACGTGGAGGATCCCAAAGCGGGGCTGACCCCCGCAGCAATCCGTGAGAAATCCTGCCTCCGGAAAACTCCGCTCCCCAAATCTAGGGAGGCCCGGGCAAGCTCGGGGGGGTGCAGTGAccagagcagcagccccccaCCCTGGAGAGGGCGGGGGGGCCCCCGCCGAGCCAAGGCTGCGGAGGAGAAGAGAGAGCGGGTGACCCGCAGGAATCCTGCCAAGAGAGCCGAGGAGGAGCGGGAGCTTCTGAGAGCcattgaggaagaggagaaggtggaggaagagCTTGAGATGAGCTTCGAGGTCTTGCGAGCCTccgaggaagaggagggagcccCAG GCAGGAGCCGGTTGCCccggtgcaggcaggagggcgcAGACGGGCAGCGCGAGGCCTGGCAGCATGAGATGGCCGCCGAGGACGTCCTGGGAGCACGGTGGCTGGGCAGCGGGGACCCCCTGCACCCGGGGGGGACCCTCTCCTCCGCCCTGCCCGCGGCTGACG acGTCTCCTCGCTGGACACGGTCCTCGAGCTCCTGAAAGACGCTTTCAGCTGCATCAGCCACTGCCCTCCTGGTGCGCTCTACAGCCAGCTCTGCCGGCTGCTGGCGCTGGCCATGGGCAACCAGGacccgctctccaccgcctaccTGCTCTCCGAGTCGGTCTCCGTCACCACTCGCCATCAGCTGCTCGGCGTCATCCACAGGAAGATTCA caaagagaagaagGCAGCGGGGGACGTGGCGGAGCGGCTCGGGGGGCTCTCGATAGGGGAGGACGTGGCcaccccgcgcagcccccgcctgGCCCAGCTCGAGGGGCTCTTCCTGTTCGGctccgcggggctgggggcgggcgaGCGGGAGCGCTTCTGGGCGCAGCTGCAGCAGATCCCCAGCG GGGTGACCGTGTGCCTGCTGACCCTCGCCAGCCCCCAGCCAGGCTCGGGGGGGGACACGCTGCTGCTGGCGCGGCTGGAGCCGGGCACCGCCCCCATCAACCTGCGCATCCCCACCGCGCTCACCAAG GCCCCGCTGTGCTCCGTGCTCAGAGATTTCGACGCCATCCAGAGGGAGCAGAAGGAAACCAACAACTGCACGGACAAGCAGGACTGGTGGCTGCGCCGCTCCGAGCTGGACCGCAGGATGAAG AGCCTCATCGAGAGCCTGGAGACGCAggtgctggggtgctggaggGGTGTCCTGCTCCCCAGCGCCCCCGAGCCCGCGCTGGCCGAGGACGCCGCCCGCCTGCACCCCGAGTTGCGCCGCTGCGGCCTGAGGGACCCCGACCCCGCCCTGCTCAAG GTGGTGCTGAACGCCGCTCCTCTCCTCACCCCCCGCGATGTGCAAGCCCTGGCCTTCGGCCTCTGCCCGGCGCAGCCCCGCcaggctcagctgctgctgcaagaggCGCTGGAGAGGCGGCGAAACTGCGCCAAGGGCAGCGGCGGGTCCCTGGTGCTGGTTCTGGATAAG caCCTGCAGAAGCTGCCCTGGGAGAGCATGCCGTGCCTGCAGGCTGTGCCCGTAACCCGCCTCCCTTCCCTGCGCTTCCTGCTCAGCTACACCCTGGCACAGCAG CAGCCGGCGGGGTCCGTGCTGAGCCGCGGCGTGAACCCCAGCAGCACCTTCTACGTCCTCAACCCGCACAGCAACCTCCTGGGCACCGAGGAGCGGTTCCGGGGCTGGTTCGAGAG CGAGCCGGGCTGGAGAGGGGTGACGGGAGCCGTCCCCAGCACCAAGCAGATGCAGGCGGCGCTGTTGGAGCACGACCTCTACAT ATACGCGGGGCACGGCGCGGGCGCCCGCTTGCTGGACGGCCAGACCATCGCCCGCATGGACTGTCGCGCCGTCGCCCTCCTCTTCGGCTGCAGCAGCGCCGCGCTCGCCGTCCGCGGCAGCCTCGAGGGCTCTGGCATCGTCCTCAAGTACATCATGGCCGGCTG cCCCTTGGTCCTGGGGAACCTGTGGGATGTCACCGACCGGGATATCGACCGCTACGCCCAGGcgctgctgcagggctggctgcgggggggctcgggggccCCCCTCCTCTCCTACGTGGCCCAGGCCCGCCAAGCCCCCAAACTCAAGTACCTCATCGGGGCGGCCCCTGTGGCCTACGGGCTGCCCGTCTGCCTGCAgtga